The genomic interval TGTTCGGAAAATTCacaggtataataaatatttgtcaatgGAATGCACAAAGCTTATTAAGTAATAGACTTGACTTCCagaaatttttatatgatcaaaatatacatgttGCTATTATATCAGAAACGTGGTTAAGACCACaccacaaatttaatattaaaggcTACTCTGTTGTAAGAAATGACTCTGGCAATGACCACAATGGGGTagctattttaattcataactCTTTTCATTTCTCTAATTTTGCTATTGCATCTGATAACTCAATACAAACTGTGGCAATTTCTCTtcaattaaatagtaaatctgTCACCATAGTTAGTGTTTATTGTCCTAGTATTAGCACCCCTAGATTCTgtagtaataaattgaataatttaatttcttctttaCCCAAAccctttattttttcaggagATTTTAACGCTCATCACCCATATTGGGGTTGTCATTCTACTGATGCTCGTGGTAGGGACATTCtagatattatagataaaaataatttggttcTCTTAAACAGCAATGTGCCTACTACAATTGGTTCAAATATTGCTAGACCTAATGGTCTTGATCTCACCATGGTTTCATCGTGTTTAGTATTACAGTGTGATTGGCAGGTCTGTGACAACCCACTTGGAAGTTATCACTTACCTACATTAACAAGGTTGTGTCTAGGAccaaattctaataatatgcTTCATAACTCTTCAAATTTGCTAAaacatgttaatttaaaattggttgaTTGGAAGACTTATGAAGCACAGGTCAATTTATTGTTGTCTAATTTCAATGTTAATCATGTGGATCCCATCAATtcttataatagtttttgttcTATAATTTCTAGTACTGTTGAAGCTTTAGCTCCCAAAGCTAAACATTCTGTTGCACCCAGCATCAATGCAAGTCGTAGATCTTTGCCATGGTGGAATCACATTTGTTCTCAAGCAGTTGAAAATGTTCATAaagcttatattttatttaaaacttgtccgtctacagaaaattttattaatttgaaacgtgttcaggctattaaaaaagttattttaagacGCGAAAGACAATTCAGTTGGTTGCAATACTGTTCCTCACTAAATCGTTTATCTTCTATGAGTGAAATttggaagaaaattaaaaaaattaacaattcataCTCTCCTTccacaaattttgtttctgaATACAATTGGGTAACTGACTTTCTTCATAAATACACCCCAGATacagttgaaaataattttactgttcCCTCTATTCACACAACcaataattgttatttgttgAAGGACTTTTCTATGCAAGAATTACAATCAGCCCTTAACTctagaaaaaatacttcaacAGGTCTAGATTATTTATCTTACAGAATGTTGAAATTGTTGAATGAttctaataaacaaacatttttaacaattttaaatttgctatGGCAGAACTCCTTAATTCCTTCACAATGGAAAATGGATTGTATTATTCCAATTCTAAAACCAGATAAAGCTCCTAATGATCCAGACTCTTATCGTCCTATTACTTTGACCTCATGTGTTGGCAAAATTTTTGAACAGTTATTAAAACAACGTCTTGAATTTTATGTAGAGAGTAACCATTTATTGCCTTATAATCAATTTGGATTTCGCCGTGGTCGATCAGCTCGAGAAAGTCTGTGTCACTTGAATTTGGACATTCAGGAGGCCttatcaaacaataaaattctgGCTTGTGTCTTCTTTGATGTAGTTGGtgcttttaataatgttaacttGCATGTTCTTTCTGCCACTCTAATCAGCTTGGGACTTCctgaaaaaattgtaaattggatttttaattttcttcatgAACGGAAATTATATGtgaagtttaataataatcttatagGACCAAGATATTCATATAAAGGTGTAAGTCAAGGAGGAATCTTGAGTCCTTTGCTGTTTGTGTTGTATATTCATCgcttaaatattaatctagGTTTGGATGTCAATAATTTACAGTTTGCTGATGACCTGGCTGTATATTGCAAAGGAGATAATATGTCAGACATAAACAGAAAGATGAATTCAGCCCTGGCTGGGTTGAACTCATATTTCACCTATCTCCAGCTGAGCATCagcaaacaaaaaagtaaagtggttgtattttcaaaaaaatctattaaagttagggatatttgtataatgtatgaGGGTAATTTATTGCCTGCTGATTcgtcaataaaatttctgGGAGTCATgtttcaaaacaataataattttaataaatatgttgataTTATAGCCAACAGGAGTCTTCGAGCtcttaatattcttaaaacaTTATCTGCTACTTACTGGGGTTCAGAccccaaaattttattaatgttgtatAAATCCCTAGTTAGAAGTCATTTCGaatatgcatatttttgttatgctAATCAGAAAAGTATAGATAAGCTGGAAAAAATTCAGAATAAAGGTCTTCGTATTATTTTGGGTGCTATGATGTCTACGCCAATTATCTCAATGCAAGTTGAATGTAACATACCTCCTTTAGCCATAAGATTCCGTTATCTTAACTATAAATTTCTGCTCAAAATTTGTTCTTCAACAGGTCACCCCTTAATGCCTAAGTTAGTAAATTCTTCTTCAAACTTAACAGAATGTCTTAAAGAAGCTGTCGAATtcaaacttcaaaataatctttatgaaAGTGTAATCCTGCCATGCTATTCAGGTTCTTACGAAAGCAAATTTTAtcctattaaaattgttatagataAATCTCTTGAATTTAAAGAGgatgtttacaacaaattagaaTCATACAGAGGTTACAAGCAAATTTATACAGACGGTTCAAAGAATACGTCAACGTCAGCTGTCTCAATGGCTATTTATGATTTAGAAGCCAAAACGGGTCATGGGTGTAGACTCCCTAATAATGCTTCCATTTATACGGCAGAGTCAATTGGAATATTTTCAGCTCTCGAATACATTTCTCAACATTCCTATGATAATTGGATTATTATTACTGATAATATGGGTATTTTAAGTTCGCTTAATAATCCAAAATTTGATTCTACCACCTCATttataacacataaaataagaGAAAAGTACTATGATCTCTGTCAGAATCATCATAaggatataatattactatggaCTCCATCACACATAGGTGTGAAGGGTAACGAAAGTGTAGATTATTTCGCCAAAACTATAGTGCGTTATGGTAACTGCATTGAATTAAAATCTTGCTCACTACCAGCGGGAGATGTTctatctttattaaaacaaaatatatcacagCTTTTTGACAAACAATGGAAGGAGACTTGGGAATTGAATTGCAAGGGTTTATGGTATGCGggaatcaataataaattaggtcGACCTTGGTTTGTAAAAGGAAGAGATTTTGCTGGTAGAAAGTTCTATACTATAGTTTGTCGTCTTCGTCTTGGCCATGGTCGTTTTAATTCTCATCTGTTTCGTCTTAAACTTTTGTCTTCTCCTATATGCAATTATTGCAACATTACAGATCAAACTTTACATCATTTGTTTTACGAATGTTCCAATTTCTGTTTGCAAAGAATTGTGTTAGTCGACCGCCtaacacaaatttataattattctgaAGCAATCCCGCGCTCGCTTCAGGAACTCTTATCCAATCCTGCATGCTTTAAACctttatatgaatttgtaacaaatacttttatgGAAATTTGATTGgacctaaaacaaaaatatttatatttttggttatgttttatttggatttattACTAAAGACTAGGCCTTTTAGGCCTCAATTTTTGATGTACACTACAGACTTGGCTTATGCCTTCTTCTTCAGTGGATATTAGCcactcttatttatatataaatattcaatacaaaagacttggctgtatgggctagtactctttgcctcctcaataaaacgagggaataaaccaaaaaaaaaaagttcatgGTCTCAAATGACAAACCAGCGtcaaaattccaaaaattgtcaaaaacTAACCACCATGATGGAACAACGATAAATGTACAACttgaacaaagaaaaaaactaaaaataaaatgaaaagacTAAAAAATGatcctaaataaattaacgttatctatgtaaattttatattgattaattaCAAGCGTCAGAATGGGTAAAGAACCGCCGAAACCACCTCCCATCCCAGGCTATATCAATTTCCTGATCGGTGGGTCCAGCGGGTATGTTAACCTAAACACTATACTAtcctaattttgaaaatattaatgagatGGAAAAATTGTGGAATCCAGAATTATATTGCCTTGCCTtaccgggacagtgctcttaaccactgaacTATCGAGACCATATCAGTTCGACCGAATTAATTCCAGAATTCTCGATTCAAGATTAGTGTGTACCTACGTCACACGTTCATATAACAGAACCATATCCCATCCTTCTACTTACACTGTTATTATGCTAACTATGCTAAAGTTTTAACACCTATAAGGATGTTATGCTTTCAGgcaaaattgataaatttcgtttcatgaaatttggtagtaATAGTAGGCTACTTTTCATTCTTAAATTCCTACGAGAGTGTTGCCTTGAAACCTGCCTGAGATGATAATTGTATATAGTCTATCAAAGGTTCAATCAAAAGAATTAATTAACACAGAACTTTATTTTCCGTGTTGCTACAGCATTTGTCGTCTTGTGACCATCAACTATCAACACCTCTCTCTCGTATTCGCTTtttcggtttcttcctcagccatagagcgtcggagtccaTGGTCCGTTAAATAACCATCATCAATAATCCAAACACTATTATTTAAGATGCCTGAAAAGTagtaaataatagatatatatctGATGTCAAGATGTCATAATAACGTATTTGTTTCAGTATGATGGCTATATGCGTGGTCCAGCCTTTTGATTTGGTAAAAACCCGAATGCAGTTGCAAGGGAAAGCTGCCAAGAAGGAAACCTTGTACAGTGTTGGCAAGGAGATCATAAGATGCGAGGGTTACCGCGGCTTTTACACTGGACTGTCTGCAGCCCTGTTCCGACAAGCCACCTACACCACGGCCAGACTCGGCAGCTTCAATGTTTTGACTGATTACTATACTCCGTGAGTCTATTTAATTTGTGAGATTGTCCATTATTGATAAAGACCAATAAACTATATAGACAACGGACGATTGTAATGTGGGTTGATGGAAAGGAAGAGGAATACCgaagaaaatattgaagaagAGTGTTAAGAATTGTATGAAAGTCTTAAGCGAACGAaggtatcaaataaaaatcaatcatttattgctTCCTTAATGTGATACAGgtctttgtttacaataaatagtaaCAATTAAGGACCCTGACGGGCGCTGTAGTGGGAGAGGGGCTATATATTTTCGTCaagtttatgatatttattatttattttagaaattgtcgcgtgtttattttatatatgtttagatTTAGGTATGGCAGGAAACAGGCAGTTGTGAAAGGATGGGATTTGGTAATAAGGAACAAGAAGAGACGTTTTGTTAACCATAAAACGTTCCTTCTTTGAATAACCATAATCAGCTTGACTGGTAGTTTCTAGTGAATTCTATACTAGTCCACCATGCGAGATCTCAATAAAGAAACTCTCTTTGCGGAGTCCTATTCAGAATTTTCTGCAGGTCATACGGCGTGCCAACCTTTGGCGCGAAGTTGATGCTTGGTGTGCTGGCTGGTGCTATTGGTGCGACCATCGGGAACCCTGCAGAGGTAGCCCTGATCCGCATGACGGCAGACGGTCGACTACCAAAAGCACGAAGGCGGaactataaacatatattcaaCGCGCTCGGCAGGTGTGTTGACAGTGATTctaaagtacttatataaaaataaaatgcctcTATCAACTGTATCGATGGCAACTGATATTCTTATGACACCAACTCGGACAGGTGCCGGATAatatgaacattgcgtagtatgTATGAgtctttttatttactgcaatgaaaaccagcaatgtatgccgaaacCATAGTTTGGCTAACTATTTAGCTATGtatggagccggcattacatGTATGAGTAAATAACTTGAAATTCTCACTTGGACTTGGTTCTTTCTGCACCCGCAACGTCGGGCGTTGAGGCCCTCAATTTGAGGGTCACTTGCAACTGTCATCATATCGGTgttgtttacataatacataaattcttTAACATAAATTCATCTGTCAATTGAAAACTTGAAAGTCCCTGGTGCTATATAAATGAGATAGGCTTATTTTCTGTTGAAGACTTTTTAAATACTCCAGAGTGCGTGCAAACCAACTGTGCGTTTGCAATTATATTTGGTACTTATTACGAAAGTTTGCAGTTCATCTGAAGACGGATTTGATTAGATGAGGAAATCCTTATTAGGTAAATAAGGATGGTTGCCTAGTTTGAAATTGGAAACATTACAGAATTGCTTCCGAGGAAGGTGTTTTGGCTTTGTGGCGAGGCGTCGCAGCCACCGTGACAAGAGCTATGGTGGTGAACGGTGCTCAGCTCGGCACATATACGCAGGTCTCAACCATGTACACAATCAAATCGCTCATACCCAAAACAGCCTATTTTGTATTCGAATAATATGAGTAGAAATATAATGGCTGTTGGTCTGTACTATTGTATGCAACTGCGGACAATAGTTGTCTACTTGACCGATATCATAATAAAGTATGAAAAGTGTTGGAAATGATagcttaaaagtaaataatatatatgcaaTTTACCTTTTaactataaacaaaaatattaatttgaaatttttagaGAAAAGCATGggatttttgagaaaaatgcATCTATAAGGTGCCTTCTCTCGTCACAATGATTTTGTTTCTGAAAGTTAGCGCTCCCACAATGGGGGCAATGGTTGATAATGTTTCTAAACAACTTGACGACCTCgctggcgcagtggtaagtaaagtgcttgcccctgaaccaaGAGCTTCGATCCcctgtcgggtcatgatggaaaatgatctttttctgattggcccgggttttggatgtttatctatatatgtatttattataaaatatagtatcgttagtagttagtatcccataacacaagtctcgaacttactttggggctagctcaatctgtgtgatttgtcctgatatatttatttatttacattggtGTCAGGCCAGAGAGATGCTGTTGCCGTCCCTGGGTGACGGCATGTTCCTCCACTTCTGCTCCTCAATGATCTCCGGGCTGGTCACCACCTGGGCCTCGTTGCCTGTGGACATTGTTAAGACCAGGTGAAATCATTTTACAGATAGAAAAGACATGAATATGacatatttgtaaatgttGTTCAGCCTGGTAAACTTCTGTTACGCAGACGCATAAAAACCAAAGATTAATCAAACCTTAGCGTAACACCTTTGCCCATTGTGATGCGTGCACACACCTAGTACCCAAgtctttctttatttgtgtgtatgtgtttcaCAATATAGACATAAAATGTGCAACTGCAAGAGATTAGCTGCattttgtatagttttaaCTAGTTTCAACTCGAGCTCgaactgtctgtctgtctgtctgttcgcaataattcaaaaacgactgcacggattttcacgcggttttcaccaatagatagagtgattcctgagaaaggcgtaggtgtataatttattatgttttaagacgagcgaagccgagacgaaCCGgtagtatttaattaaagaaataatatgtcCATACAGAGTTCAAAACTCCACGTCAGGCGAGGGTCAATTGAAAGTTTTCGCGAACGTGATCCGAAACGAGGGGCTCCTTGCCTTGTGGAGTGGCTTCCTCCCTACCTTCGGCAAGCTGGGTCCCCACACTGTCTTCACCTTCATCTTTATGGAACAGCTGATAGCTCTGTATCGCAAACTGAACCCACCACCGCCACCGAAAAAATAAAGAtgcctttaaaaaaaaaaacttcgaaacgTGAAAAATGCCCGTgtcacattttaaaatgtcggACTGACACGAgtgattttatatacctaggtTCTGTTTTATCCTTTTGATGTACGGGACCCTAAAAATCAGTTAATATAGTTTCCATGCATTTGCGTTGTACTTATCCTGTGGGTGTTATAGTGGAGTTACTCCTTTTTATTCAAAGGCACAATGAAATATGTTAAGTTTGAAATATTCCCgaactataatttataattccgTTTTTAAAGGAAAACAATATGTTTGGGCGGTACGAACTTTTAGTTAACTTGTGCGAAAtcttgaaatttgttacaagaAGAGTAAGTCTACTATAGCACAGACATAAATACCTACAGGAATATAGTTATGTAATATCTCGcttctttgtattttttgttatttttgaaaatgccAAGTATCCAGTAAATCaatgtgatttttattaattttaagttttacaatttttttatgataaattaaatatcatatttgaaaaatgtgtaataatgtaaatgttttgGACAGCTTGTATATGAAagtaaaaattcaataaaaattgaaaaataaaatattttacaaaagtgaaatatcaagttttattttttacaatcctactaatattgtatgtatattatatatgtatgtatatgtaggtattcgattttgattaatgcACATTACACACGCAAGAGACCCAAGTAGAAGAACCCTGAGGTTCTGAAACTAGACAGTATGAAGTCGTTGCTGTCATGTAAAccacaaatataacaaatgttGTTCTCTCCATGGCATTAGCAGGTACTAGTTGtacagagtacctactaattccatagtCCACCTATGCTTGTCAATTTGTAGCTATGGTTTGTAGAGCATACACGACTGATGTGACTAGAAGACAGTATGTCTGTCAGATCAGAAAGCCGCATCAAAAGCAACATgtcacaacaaaaaatatcgtatTGGATTTTagatttctaaattttattataaccatAAGAGTATAAATTATTGAGAAATCAATAATTAGATCTGGTTACATATAACaaacttattaaatatgtcACACATACTGTATTGTGGCTTGAGGCGGGGAAATGAATACTAAATATGCCGTCAGAGACCACTATAACAATTTCTATAAACACCACTAGAGGAATAATTTCTGGGTAAAGTTATCTACTAACTCAGTCTCTCTTCCTCTGAGCGCGGTCCTCGGTTTCATTCGCGGATGTGAAGGTTTAAACTGGGGATCCACTCAATAAACCTTTACCTAAATTACAATAAGAATCCGTAGGCGATTGGCTAGCAACAATCACTATTGAACCGGTGATGCTGAAGTTGTTAGGACCGTCCACCTGtgaccgaaaggtcccatgttcgaatcctactgaTGCAactatgagtttgtataccaatctgacttatgtatgtattgttgAATCTTAACTTCACCAATAAGGCCTTATTGGTGAAgttaagattaaaatttaGCAGTTTGGTGGCCACCAAACAACGTAAGGTTATATAGACTactgtaggtatataatattgtattaaaaggTACTTTTCAGAATGATTGCAACACTAGTGACCCATCCTTTGGATGTGCTGAAAATCCGTCGTCAAATTTCGCCGAATCCTCACGGCTCTTTCAGGAGAGCCTGGAGAATCTACCGTGACGAAGGTTGGAGGTCTTTCTACTGCGGCCTGAGCGCTGGTCTGTGGCGGCAGGTCACCAACACTGCCACCAGGTCGATGGTATACGATATCCTGCATGACAGATATGTTAAGTGAGGATTATACGTTTAATTATGTTGGTTTATGGTCTGAGAACTAACGATGCTGAAGACCTTACGATGTGGAGACGTATTAAGCGGACCCTTATATGGCTGGGAAAGTAATCGGGTAAACAGATGAGAGAGTtcaatgagagagagagagagatagatttttttatatagctatCAGAtcctcttcttcatagtcgtattcctcatggctgagggtcgtggtaattacgtggaatgaaacacacacaacaactttcttggcattattgatggagtggtttgccattgccttctccatttcacacacttgttaataataatcaaccaatgtgcaggtttcctcacgatgttttccttcaccggaagcaagtggtggtcgatgaaaactacgatatatatgagtcagatttgaatacaaactcatatggcacgagtaggattcgaacatgggaccttttgatccaacggcaggcgtcttaaccattacaccaccaccgcttctaacAGATCCTACTGCTGAGCAAAAGCAGACCTTAATGTTTTCAACTTCTATCCTTCGCCAGACTTTTATCTATGCTTATAAATtgcttatttcttttatactaATATCCGCCATATTATTGATGTGTACCACATTTATACTTTTCTCAAGACATGTTCTATCCAACAGTGGAATCAGCGTCGATATCCATAGCCTAGTTTAGGgtgctttaaaataatagacaCGGAATAATAGAGAAGGGCACTCTGATAAAACCGACGACCGGGTGACAAACAATTACTGCAATCAATTCAACTCTATTGCAAAATCGACACAATTACCGAGTCGTAGAGGTCTATTATGGGGAAACTTGAAATGCAGTGAACTGTACTTAATAAGTTGTGTGTCAGCTTCTTCTTCCGCGTAGATTGTAAAAGTGAGTAAACAGGTATAAACTgaagattcttctcatagaaAACCTATcactattaaatttaatttcacgaATAAGACTGTAACTAAACGTTGATTATCGAATTTCGTAACTCTTGATTCTTCTTCTTGATCCCAGTAGCCACGTATTAGCGCCGTCATCACACGGATTTATTAGTCTAATTGTTTATGTCTAattgtttatacatatatacatatgtatacatataatatgtatacatatatacatatgtatacatatatacatatgtatacatatagtatgtatacatatatacatatgtatacatatatacatatgtacatacatatagtatgtatacatatatacattatgtaatggaaaactagaATACCttctaataaaatcctttatctagtgtagcataatctaacgaaatatttctttttttatatttttcgctaagaaagaaaagaaagtgttaagaatgtttatttatttattaattaagcaAACACAACAGTGTTGATGTGTGACACAATGTGATGGTGTTGCCAATGTGcgcgtataaaaatatttgtaaactgACGCTCTGTGATTTAAGCAGTGTTTCTTTTATGGAAAATGTagtttatatgtgaaataataataataatacgatCTTTCTCTTATACACTTGACTTAGGCCCGTGTATTTCAGTATACCGGTCTGTTTTAAACAGAGACCCagcataaaaatgtatacataatagaaataaaatatgggcTACAAATGCACACATGGGATAAACGTGACACGGAAAGAATGTAAATGAGGTCGCTGCCTCCTGTTGGTTGGCAACACTGAgagtttatcaaccaatctttacaattatatatttggaaTAATGTAGTTcgtcaaaaatcaattttcttcaTTTCCTTGACAGCCTGCATGTTTGTTTAGAATGCATAAAGTGGAACCGCCAGAGTCGACACTGATCGTATTAGGCATCATATCCAGCATGGCTGGGGGCGTCGTGGGCAATCCGAGCGAAATGGTGCTCGTGCGCAGAATGGCGGAAGGCTGCCACTTCCTCACTTCGGCTGGCCAGCACACGTGCGAGGGCGCGCCGAGGAAGACTTTTGACTCTTTAcgtaagtaagtatttattcaaagattctgagaatatatatatatatcaaaccTTGTTCTTTTTTGGAATTATATTGATTGCGTGAAGTAATAACATCGCATCTTAATATAGTTCTAACACAAACTGGATTGATATTTggataaacaagttttttttacaaaaatatcatttatgcCATAAGCTTTCAGAGTGATCTTACGCCTTACGAACAATATATGTGCGAGCTGAAAACGGTTGAGGAGTATCGTTTGGAATTCGATCCGggctgcaccatcaggtcgtgcttattataataatgcattgtcatggaaactgaagcgacgtgggaaatttcaactttgcatattaactggaagtaggagaaatctaacttgcaagatttgattacagacaacgggacaggtgaaactttCTACGACGCGACGAACACTGTGAATAGCCTCGATGGTGATAAGTTAATACAAATCCACACTTCGCCCTTGGTTAGTTGCATCCACAGATCATTTAGCCTTTAGCAATGGTCTGTGGTTAcatctcactgcgaatcggcTCGATACTGAGACGTAATGAGATCGCACTACGAACacaaatttttttagaattgttCGCGAGGAAGGCTTCGTGGGGGGCCTCTGGCGAGGTTGCACTTTGACGCTCCTGAGGTCTGCAATGGTCAGTGTAATTCACATAAGTCTCTACGAATGTTTTAAGGTAAGCCAGtatttttacaagcatttaaataactaacCATGTATTGTATCTTCAACTGATTCAgctaaaacttattttatcttaacGTTACGTTTAAATGAAAATGCGTTGCTGCCCTCTGCTTGACGTCAACACTCAttggaatgctgttgttgcctatatCAGCTATCAACGTGTACATCCACGGATAGATACGAAGGGTCCTATTcaagggcgggaaccacacgacAAATATATCCAAATACAAATCAACAACCTTACGTAATAATACAGCTAACATATAACttttgtttaacttttttttaatactcgggtcccactgctgggcaaaagcctcccctcttTGTTGACAACCActtctattctattatatatatatattattatttaataatcataatgGTATTACTACTCTgttgttttcatattttatgctTAAGCTGGTCTTAGAATTACTATGAAAGCACGgcctttttaatattattattattattttataatcataattgtTGAATAATAGTAGTATCGCATTGAAAATTTCATTGGATGCCAACCTCTAAGAATAGAACTATATATAGTCTTTTATAGTCGTTTTATAgtcacttttatattataattagaaaaatacatacctataatataataatcgcTATTCAAGACATTCAAACATAAAGTAGTACCttagatacaaaaataaacagtttttatgtatttattcgaatcaaactttattttagcTTCGAGCATTTCTGGAAGAAAAGAAATTTGCAAGTGACGAACATACGCTGGGGCTGTACACTGTGACATTAGCACATTTGATCAGCGCGCTGATGACACATCCGGTGGATATCGTCAAATCTTTGTAAGACTCATTCTctctttcaaattattattcttagcttatcttttattaaaagtttttttttgtttggttaattatacacacacacacattatatataatttttatatttatgtataatattttatcagtaatataacaatgtaagtacacaataaagtgcatggtcaaaaggtatgctaatatttcctttcatcagcactcgatcacaatcataatgtgtttcagtataccttttgaccatgtactttattgtgtacttacattgttatttactgataaaaaattatacataaatttatatttaaaaaattgtaagccctt from Plodia interpunctella isolate USDA-ARS_2022_Savannah chromosome 14, ilPloInte3.2, whole genome shotgun sequence carries:
- the LOC128675482 gene encoding mitochondrial 2-oxoglutarate/malate carrier protein-like isoform X1 codes for the protein MGKEPPKPPPIPGYINFLIGGSSGMMAICVVQPFDLVKTRMQLQGKAAKKETLYSVGKEIIRCEGYRGFYTGLSAALFRQATYTTARLGSFNVLTDYYTPSYGVPTFGAKLMLGVLAGAIGATIGNPAEVALIRMTADGRLPKARRRNYKHIFNALGRIASEEGVLALWRGVAATVTRAMVVNGAQLGTYTQAREMLLPSLGDGMFLHFCSSMISGLVTTWASLPVDIVKTRVQNSTSGEGQLKVFANVIRNEGLLALWSGFLPTFGKLGPHTVFTFIFMEQLIALYRKLNPPPPPKK
- the LOC128675482 gene encoding mitochondrial 2-oxoglutarate/malate carrier protein-like isoform X3, which produces MMAICVVQPFDLVKTRMQLQGKAAKKETLYSVGKEIIRCEGYRGFYTGLSAALFRQATYTTARLGSFNVLTDYYTPSYGVPTFGAKLMLGVLAGAIGATIGNPAEVALIRMTADGRLPKARRRNYKHIFNALGRIASEEGVLALWRGVAATVTRAMVVNGAQLGTYTQAREMLLPSLGDGMFLHFCSSMISGLVTTWASLPVDIVKTRVQNSTSGEGQLKVFANVIRNEGLLALWSGFLPTFGKLGPHTVFTFIFMEQLIALYRKLNPPPPPKK
- the LOC128675499 gene encoding uncharacterized protein LOC128675499 isoform X2 — encoded protein: MPSETTITISINTTRGIISGMIATLVTHPLDVLKIRRQISPNPHGSFRRAWRIYRDEGWRSFYCGLSAGLWRQVTNTATRMHKVEPPESTLIVLGIISSMAGGVVGNPSEMVLVRRMAEGCHFLTSAGQHTCEGAPRKTFDSLRKIVREEGFVGGLWRGCTLTLLRSAMVSVIHISLYECFKLRAFLEEKKFASDEHTLGLYTVTLAHLISALMTHPVDIVKSFYQLSKRKEDRPHMIMRHLLRTRGMIGLLRGFPPYFVRMTSHAIIKFYVMEII
- the LOC128675499 gene encoding probable mitochondrial 2-oxoglutarate/malate carrier protein isoform X1, producing MPSETTITISINTTRGIISGMIATLVTHPLDVLKIRRQISPNPHGSFRRAWRIYRDEGWRSFYCGLSAGLWRQVTNTATRSMVYDILHDRYVKMHKVEPPESTLIVLGIISSMAGGVVGNPSEMVLVRRMAEGCHFLTSAGQHTCEGAPRKTFDSLRKIVREEGFVGGLWRGCTLTLLRSAMVSVIHISLYECFKLRAFLEEKKFASDEHTLGLYTVTLAHLISALMTHPVDIVKSFYQLSKRKEDRPHMIMRHLLRTRGMIGLLRGFPPYFVRMTSHAIIKFYVMEII